A region from the Phycisphaerales bacterium genome encodes:
- a CDS encoding UDP-N-acetylglucosamine--N-acetylmuramyl-(pentapeptide) pyrophosphoryl-undecaprenol N-acetylglucosamine transferase: MSTPRVVFAGGGTGGHIYPGLAIAEKLLECDPSVTSECLRFVCSTRDIDRAILSNEKLAGTAVDFTPLEARPFGLSPRRALAFAAHWRTSTTDASRLIAGARAVVALGGFVAAPVAWSARRARIPVIMVNLDAVAGLSSRFVARFATRVLTTADAGPPSWPRIPPIVRTAAIAAADAPSCREKLGLDPDRPTLFITGASLGARSINRGVVAMVEAHRDALADWQIIHQTGKDDEREVREAYERLGVRAHVCALMREMGVAWVAADLAIGRSGAGIVAEVWANRVPAIFVPYPYHKDAHQARNPARLVEVGGAVLVTDLIEPGQNAAALWTAVESRLDAGVRANMRENLGKLGPADGARRVARVIADELRR; encoded by the coding sequence ATGAGCACGCCGCGAGTCGTCTTCGCCGGCGGCGGCACGGGCGGGCACATCTACCCGGGCCTCGCCATCGCCGAGAAACTCCTCGAATGTGACCCATCGGTCACATCAGAATGCCTCCGTTTCGTCTGCTCCACCCGCGACATCGACCGCGCGATCCTCTCCAACGAGAAACTTGCCGGAACCGCCGTGGACTTCACGCCGCTCGAGGCCCGACCGTTCGGCCTCTCCCCGCGGCGCGCGTTGGCCTTCGCGGCACACTGGAGAACGAGCACGACCGACGCGTCGCGATTGATCGCCGGTGCGCGCGCGGTGGTGGCCCTCGGTGGTTTCGTGGCGGCCCCGGTTGCATGGAGCGCGCGACGCGCGCGCATTCCCGTCATCATGGTCAATCTCGACGCCGTCGCGGGTCTGTCCAGCCGCTTCGTTGCCCGGTTTGCCACGCGCGTGCTCACGACCGCCGACGCTGGGCCGCCGTCGTGGCCACGGATTCCGCCGATCGTCCGAACCGCCGCGATCGCCGCCGCGGATGCTCCGTCGTGCCGCGAAAAACTCGGCCTCGATCCCGATCGTCCAACGCTCTTCATCACCGGCGCGAGCCTGGGCGCGCGCAGCATCAACCGTGGTGTCGTCGCCATGGTCGAGGCCCATCGCGACGCACTCGCCGACTGGCAGATCATCCACCAGACCGGCAAGGACGACGAGCGCGAGGTGCGAGAGGCGTACGAACGGCTGGGTGTGCGCGCGCATGTCTGTGCGCTCATGCGCGAGATGGGCGTCGCCTGGGTGGCCGCCGATCTTGCCATCGGGCGCTCGGGCGCGGGGATCGTCGCCGAGGTCTGGGCGAACCGCGTGCCGGCGATCTTCGTGCCGTATCCCTATCACAAGGACGCGCACCAGGCGCGCAACCCGGCGCGGCTGGTCGAGGTCGGCGGCGCGGTGCTCGTGACCGACCTGATTGAGCCGGGGCAGAACGCCGCCGCACTCTGGACGGCTGTGGAATCGAGGCTCGACGCGGGCGTGCGTGCGAACATGCGTGAGAATTTGGGCAAACTCGGTCCGGCGGACGGGGCAAGGCGTGTGGCCCGGGTGATCGCCGACGAACTTCGCCGGTGA
- a CDS encoding PDZ domain-containing protein produces MHTHAFAVSLAVSTLLGCAATAPANETAPETTPLEVAPNHTLSDQPAGTTPDIRDAISFARDKVAPALVHIRVVSYSYYGGKENKSQSVGSGTIFSPEGYIVTNAHVVNDGREFKVTLADKREIPAKLIGEDPMTDLAVLKIDPNETGPLQNASFTTSDNLQVGDYVLAMGSPFALSRSVTLGIVSNTERVFTSSSGDDLADQEFDFNSSPEVFTQWIQHDALINPGNSGGPLVNMKGELVGVNARGGAGMSFAIPAALARNITSRIIKDGEVIRSTLGISLKSIKRSGYDDGILVNSVDDDSPAAKAGIHAGDVIVKLNDQPVSARFPEQIPAVARAIADSPVGSTINLVVLRDHDELSVSATTERLLRNDPDEAALRLFGLSASQITDQIVRAWRLDSNKGALVRGVTSGGPAGLAEPSLSYGDIIRSIASKPVDSLKDLLDIYKDIANQDPLPEYVLVEFERRGSNQITLLKPRRDKPHDPPREIPKAWIGVATQPILRTLAEQLGDKDLVGFRVTRVYPKTDAATAGLMVGDIITAINGDRLNPRGMQDAGMFQRQIRKLNIGEDANLTLTREGESIAVNVPLERTRIGEDEALRDTNKDFELTVRELTFFDRDENRWDDTIQGVIVVNADNAGWAGTAGIFMGDLIQRINNTEITDIKSYRDAMDVIAKDQPERVTFVVLRGQRTQFKFAEPSWKPKTAEETAKEAPKP; encoded by the coding sequence ATGCACACACACGCGTTCGCCGTCTCACTCGCCGTTTCCACGCTCCTGGGCTGCGCCGCCACGGCACCAGCCAACGAGACCGCTCCCGAGACGACGCCACTCGAGGTTGCCCCTAACCACACGCTCTCCGATCAGCCCGCGGGCACAACCCCAGACATCCGCGACGCCATCTCCTTCGCCCGAGACAAGGTCGCCCCCGCCCTCGTCCACATCCGCGTCGTCTCCTATTCCTACTACGGCGGCAAGGAGAACAAGTCCCAATCCGTCGGCAGCGGCACGATCTTCAGCCCCGAGGGATACATCGTCACCAACGCCCACGTCGTCAACGACGGCCGCGAGTTCAAGGTCACCCTCGCCGACAAACGCGAGATCCCCGCCAAACTCATCGGCGAGGACCCCATGACCGACCTCGCCGTCCTCAAGATCGATCCGAACGAAACGGGTCCGCTCCAGAACGCCTCGTTCACCACCTCCGACAACCTCCAGGTCGGCGACTACGTCCTCGCGATGGGCTCCCCCTTCGCCCTTTCCCGCTCCGTTACGCTGGGCATCGTCTCCAACACCGAGCGCGTCTTCACCTCGTCCTCCGGCGACGACCTCGCCGACCAGGAGTTCGACTTCAACTCCTCCCCCGAGGTCTTCACCCAGTGGATCCAGCACGACGCCCTCATCAACCCCGGCAACTCCGGCGGCCCCCTCGTCAACATGAAGGGCGAACTCGTCGGCGTCAACGCCCGGGGCGGCGCCGGCATGAGTTTCGCCATCCCCGCCGCACTCGCCCGCAACATCACCAGCCGCATCATCAAAGACGGCGAGGTCATCCGCAGCACCCTGGGCATCTCCCTCAAGAGCATCAAACGCTCCGGCTATGACGACGGCATCCTCGTCAACTCCGTCGACGACGATTCCCCAGCCGCCAAGGCCGGCATCCACGCCGGCGATGTCATCGTGAAACTCAACGACCAGCCCGTCTCCGCCCGGTTCCCCGAGCAGATCCCCGCCGTCGCCCGGGCAATCGCCGACTCCCCCGTCGGGAGCACCATCAACCTCGTCGTCCTGCGCGATCACGACGAACTCAGCGTCTCGGCCACAACCGAGCGACTCCTCCGCAACGATCCCGACGAGGCCGCCCTGCGACTCTTCGGCCTCTCCGCCTCCCAGATCACCGATCAGATCGTCCGAGCCTGGCGCCTCGATTCCAACAAAGGCGCCCTCGTCCGCGGCGTGACGTCCGGAGGCCCCGCGGGCCTCGCCGAGCCCTCACTCAGCTACGGCGACATCATCCGCTCCATCGCCTCCAAGCCCGTCGACTCCCTCAAGGACCTCCTCGATATCTACAAGGACATCGCCAACCAGGACCCGCTCCCCGAGTACGTCCTCGTCGAGTTCGAGCGACGAGGCTCCAACCAGATCACGCTCCTCAAGCCGCGCCGCGACAAGCCCCACGACCCGCCGCGCGAGATCCCCAAGGCCTGGATCGGCGTCGCCACCCAGCCCATCCTCCGCACCCTCGCCGAGCAACTCGGCGACAAGGACCTCGTCGGCTTCCGGGTCACGCGCGTCTACCCCAAGACCGACGCCGCCACCGCCGGCCTCATGGTCGGCGACATCATCACCGCGATCAACGGCGATCGACTCAACCCCCGCGGCATGCAGGACGCCGGGATGTTCCAGCGACAGATCCGAAAACTCAACATCGGCGAGGACGCCAACCTCACCCTCACCCGCGAGGGCGAATCGATTGCCGTCAACGTCCCCCTCGAGCGCACCCGCATCGGCGAGGACGAGGCCCTCCGCGACACCAACAAGGACTTCGAACTCACCGTCCGCGAACTCACCTTCTTCGATCGCGATGAGAACCGCTGGGACGACACCATCCAGGGTGTCATCGTCGTGAACGCCGACAACGCCGGCTGGGCCGGGACCGCCGGAATCTTCATGGGTGATCTCATCCAGCGCATCAACAACACCGAGATCACCGACATCAAGTCCTACCGCGACGCGATGGACGTGATTGCCAAGGACCAGCCCGAGCGCGTCACCTTCGTCGTCCTCCGTGGGCAGCGCACCCAGTTCAAGTTCGCCGAGCCCTCCTGGAAGCCCAAAACCGCCGAGGAAACCGCCAAGGAAGCCCCTAAGCCCTGA
- a CDS encoding trypsin-like peptidase domain-containing protein translates to MSRTNRVLLAAAASVTLLALAAFAPSDSRVRADDPVADSMKSLAETRASALVTVKYVLKGGAAGLDEDMEMEAPGLIVEQPGLVLVANTYLGGFMSRFGGGASLTPTDIKVLIGDDTQGVDAKMIAKDGELDLAWIQINEPAAEGYPFVSFADAATPDIGDTIFGIRRMGKFFDRATLISQARISGITRKPRHIYFDSSNSIVSLGLPVFDLHGKVVGVGTMVMPDQDEMEGLRGIFSSREDFQNTGMILGAEEVVKATARAKEMAASGKSPDEAAPAPAEPKPEDAGEMEP, encoded by the coding sequence ATGTCCCGCACCAATCGCGTCCTCCTCGCCGCCGCCGCCTCCGTCACGCTCCTCGCCCTCGCGGCCTTCGCGCCCAGCGACTCCCGCGTCCGCGCCGATGATCCCGTCGCCGACTCGATGAAATCCCTCGCCGAGACTCGCGCCTCGGCCCTCGTCACCGTGAAGTACGTCCTCAAGGGAGGTGCCGCCGGACTCGACGAGGACATGGAGATGGAAGCCCCCGGGCTGATCGTGGAGCAACCCGGTCTCGTGCTCGTCGCCAACACCTATCTCGGCGGATTCATGTCACGGTTCGGAGGCGGGGCCTCACTCACCCCCACCGACATCAAGGTCCTCATCGGCGATGACACCCAGGGCGTCGACGCCAAAATGATCGCGAAGGATGGCGAACTCGACCTCGCCTGGATCCAGATCAACGAGCCCGCCGCCGAGGGATATCCCTTCGTCTCCTTCGCCGACGCCGCGACACCAGACATCGGCGACACTATCTTCGGCATCCGACGCATGGGCAAGTTCTTCGATCGCGCCACACTCATCAGCCAGGCAAGGATCAGCGGCATCACCAGGAAGCCTCGCCACATCTACTTCGACTCCTCCAACAGCATCGTCTCTCTCGGCCTCCCCGTCTTCGATCTCCACGGCAAAGTCGTCGGCGTCGGCACGATGGTCATGCCCGATCAGGACGAGATGGAAGGCCTCCGGGGGATCTTCTCCAGCCGGGAAGATTTCCAGAATACCGGCATGATCCTGGGCGCCGAAGAGGTCGTCAAGGCCACCGCACGGGCCAAGGAAATGGCCGCCTCGGGCAAGTCCCCCGATGAAGCCGCCCCGGCTCCAGCCGAACCCAAGCCCGAGGACGCCGGCGAGATGGAACCCTAA
- a CDS encoding FtsW/RodA/SpoVE family cell cycle protein has translation MLRPGHIIALCVFALLTLGVVMVSSADMSVQLVGAGHPATDGVTFQSIVLSRSSAYMALALAALIAGTYVPVRRLVAAFENASASPMPGETRRRVTLLLAASLVLVAVCALVYVPFIGLSKNGSHRWIALPFAKALTMQPSEIAKWGLAGLMAWYAASAARTGELARFWKGLVPALVAVALVAAFVVLEDLGTGALIAASACVVLLAAGAKLWQFLIFVPLSLAGLAAAIITNPYRIDRITAFLNPYADPEDTGYHMIQSLLAVSNGDGFGRGLGFGLQKMGYLPEGRTDFIFGVICEELGIAGAGLVVGLFLALVWAGYAIYAREKSPLLRLFVLGVVSTVGLQALINLAVATGMAPTKGIALPMLSSGGTGWILTAFSLGLVLAVDRTQYDDEVALDALVPA, from the coding sequence ATGCTCCGACCCGGGCACATCATCGCGCTCTGCGTCTTCGCACTCCTGACGCTCGGCGTTGTCATGGTCAGTTCCGCCGACATGAGCGTCCAACTCGTCGGCGCCGGACATCCCGCCACCGACGGCGTCACCTTCCAATCCATCGTCCTCTCGAGATCCTCGGCCTACATGGCCCTCGCCCTCGCCGCGCTCATCGCCGGGACCTACGTCCCCGTGCGTCGACTCGTCGCGGCATTCGAGAACGCCTCCGCCTCACCCATGCCCGGCGAGACCCGCCGACGCGTCACCCTCCTCCTCGCCGCGAGCCTCGTGCTCGTCGCCGTATGCGCTCTTGTCTATGTCCCCTTCATCGGCCTCTCCAAGAACGGCTCACACCGTTGGATCGCCCTCCCCTTCGCCAAGGCGCTCACCATGCAGCCCAGCGAGATCGCCAAGTGGGGGCTCGCGGGCCTGATGGCGTGGTACGCCGCGAGCGCCGCGCGCACGGGCGAACTCGCCCGCTTCTGGAAGGGCCTCGTCCCGGCGCTCGTCGCCGTTGCGCTCGTCGCCGCCTTTGTCGTCCTCGAGGATCTGGGCACCGGCGCCCTCATCGCCGCCAGCGCCTGCGTCGTCCTCCTCGCCGCGGGCGCGAAACTCTGGCAGTTCCTCATCTTCGTCCCGTTGAGTCTCGCCGGTCTCGCCGCCGCCATTATCACCAACCCCTACCGCATCGACCGCATCACCGCCTTCTTGAACCCCTACGCCGATCCCGAGGACACAGGCTACCACATGATCCAGTCCCTCCTCGCCGTCTCCAATGGCGACGGCTTCGGACGCGGGCTGGGCTTCGGCCTCCAGAAAATGGGCTACCTCCCCGAAGGCCGCACCGACTTCATCTTCGGCGTCATCTGCGAGGAACTCGGGATCGCCGGTGCCGGGCTGGTCGTCGGCCTCTTCCTCGCCCTCGTCTGGGCGGGATACGCCATCTACGCCCGAGAGAAGTCGCCACTCCTCCGCCTCTTCGTACTCGGCGTCGTCTCCACCGTCGGGCTCCAGGCCCTCATCAATCTCGCCGTCGCCACGGGCATGGCCCCGACCAAGGGCATCGCCCTCCCCATGCTCAGTTCCGGCGGCACCGGCTGGATCCTCACCGCCTTCTCCCTCGGCCTCGTCCTCGCCGTTGATCGCACCCAGTACGACGACGAGGTCGCCCTCGACGCACTCGTGCCGGCATGA
- a CDS encoding GGDEF domain-containing protein, whose product MIDHTTGVRVILVGRTGLDATLRRDAHFELVRVGAAYEAIGELATPIDEESPTQSVVILAGDAQAWLGSAEDGGGRERFVDFLRALRMVDPGVRVCGIVGQDTSEAKGLLDASIDGSSASEGVRSLLSVPTEGRVQGTESSRVSVPVSAESEQSLPQPPEGAMTDFGPRAAVLDLGDGPIVECMLQGRDILPVALEQIRGRCGDPTVEFVAAEPSAPQALGVVGVPVSYQAVVYGRLLASGSDASELLAHASWLASWLRLRDQQMQLRQAAFMDPLTGAWNRRYFERYLATAIEAAREQRWNVTVLMFDIDDFKRYNDQYSHEAGDEILVETVRLMQSVIRPSDRVCRIGGDEFAVVFYDPRGPRSPESKHPKTVFDIAQRFQSQINAHRFPKLGGSAPGTLTVSGGLATYPWDGASATELLRKADERSMQSKRLGKNAIVFGATGGDAISGDGRTLRP is encoded by the coding sequence TTGATCGATCACACAACGGGTGTTCGGGTGATCCTCGTCGGACGGACGGGGCTGGACGCCACATTGCGTCGCGATGCCCACTTTGAGTTGGTCCGAGTCGGCGCGGCGTACGAGGCGATCGGTGAACTCGCGACGCCGATCGACGAGGAATCGCCGACGCAGTCTGTGGTGATTCTGGCGGGCGACGCGCAGGCGTGGCTTGGGTCGGCCGAGGATGGCGGCGGACGCGAGCGGTTTGTGGATTTTCTCCGCGCGCTTCGGATGGTCGATCCGGGCGTGAGAGTGTGCGGGATTGTCGGGCAGGACACGTCGGAGGCGAAGGGCCTTCTGGACGCGTCGATCGATGGCTCTTCGGCGAGCGAGGGCGTGCGGAGCCTGCTCAGCGTCCCGACCGAGGGGCGCGTGCAAGGGACGGAAAGTTCTCGCGTCTCGGTGCCTGTTTCGGCGGAGAGCGAGCAGTCTTTGCCCCAGCCTCCCGAGGGCGCGATGACCGACTTTGGGCCTCGTGCGGCGGTGCTCGATCTTGGTGATGGGCCAATCGTCGAGTGCATGCTGCAGGGGCGTGACATTCTGCCGGTGGCGTTGGAGCAGATTCGAGGTCGCTGCGGCGATCCGACGGTGGAGTTTGTCGCCGCCGAGCCGAGTGCGCCCCAGGCGCTCGGCGTGGTGGGCGTGCCGGTGAGTTACCAGGCGGTGGTGTACGGACGGCTTCTGGCGAGCGGTTCGGACGCGTCGGAGTTGCTGGCGCACGCGTCGTGGCTGGCGAGTTGGCTGCGGCTACGTGACCAGCAGATGCAGTTGCGTCAGGCCGCGTTCATGGACCCGCTGACGGGGGCGTGGAACCGTCGATACTTCGAGCGTTATCTGGCGACGGCGATCGAGGCGGCGCGTGAGCAGCGGTGGAACGTCACCGTGCTGATGTTCGACATCGATGATTTCAAGCGGTACAACGACCAGTACAGCCACGAGGCGGGGGACGAGATCCTCGTCGAGACGGTGCGCCTGATGCAGAGCGTGATCCGTCCGAGCGATCGAGTCTGTCGGATCGGCGGCGACGAGTTCGCGGTGGTCTTCTATGACCCGCGCGGGCCGCGCTCGCCCGAGAGCAAGCACCCCAAGACCGTGTTCGACATCGCGCAGCGGTTCCAGTCGCAGATCAACGCGCACCGGTTCCCCAAACTGGGCGGGAGCGCCCCGGGAACATTGACGGTGTCGGGCGGGCTGGCGACGTATCCGTGGGACGGGGCGTCGGCGACGGAACTCCTGCGCAAGGCCGACGAGCGGTCGATGCAGAGCAAGCGCCTGGGGAAGAACGCGATCGTCTTCGGGGCGACGGGCGGCGACGCGATCAGCGGTGATGGGCGTACGCTCAGGCCGTGA
- a CDS encoding HAD-IIB family hydrolase encodes MSQREVETPHQGRAGTPAYDVLAIDLDGTLLDSRGRVSEANVGAIERARKAGVLVTICTGRGLVECLGALERIRQEEHVVVAGGSIIACPVERRTRERFGLPTDVARGVTTRIVDHGHAALVLKDPLETGYDYLVVTGRGGERLDPTTRWWFDEHRIQYREVRRVEDDEHPEHTVRVGACSYASRLMPLERAIHGEFGGETVMHNFPAVVREEEDGESTHILEVFHSKANKWDAVCALAKRRGRDVARICAIGDQVNDVVLLKNAALGIAMGNGVEEAKRAAKRMTKSNNEDGVAAAVEMVLSGAW; translated from the coding sequence GTGAGCCAACGCGAGGTTGAAACTCCACATCAAGGGCGAGCGGGCACGCCGGCGTATGACGTCCTGGCGATCGATCTCGATGGAACGCTTCTGGACTCGCGCGGTCGCGTGAGCGAGGCGAACGTCGGGGCGATCGAACGGGCGCGAAAGGCAGGGGTGCTGGTGACGATCTGCACGGGGCGTGGGCTTGTGGAGTGTCTGGGGGCGCTCGAGCGGATCCGGCAGGAAGAGCACGTGGTCGTGGCGGGGGGGTCGATCATCGCGTGCCCGGTGGAGCGAAGGACGCGTGAGCGGTTCGGCTTGCCGACGGACGTGGCGCGGGGCGTGACGACGCGGATCGTGGATCACGGGCACGCGGCCCTGGTCCTCAAGGATCCGCTGGAGACGGGGTACGACTATCTCGTGGTGACGGGTCGCGGCGGGGAGCGGCTGGACCCGACGACGCGGTGGTGGTTCGACGAGCATCGGATTCAGTATCGCGAGGTTCGGCGGGTGGAGGATGATGAGCATCCGGAGCACACAGTGCGCGTGGGGGCGTGCTCGTATGCGAGTCGGTTGATGCCGTTGGAACGCGCGATCCATGGCGAGTTCGGCGGCGAGACGGTGATGCACAACTTTCCGGCGGTGGTGCGCGAGGAGGAGGACGGCGAGTCCACGCACATCCTCGAAGTGTTCCACAGCAAGGCGAACAAGTGGGACGCGGTGTGTGCGTTGGCGAAGCGGCGCGGGCGGGATGTCGCGCGGATCTGCGCCATCGGCGATCAGGTGAATGACGTCGTGCTCCTCAAGAACGCGGCGCTGGGGATCGCGATGGGGAACGGCGTGGAGGAGGCGAAGCGGGCGGCGAAACGGATGACTAAATCGAACAACGAGGATGGCGTGGCGGCGGCGGTGGAGATGGTCCTCTCGGGAGCGTGGTAA